DNA from Bacteroides zoogleoformans:
ATTTAGGAGGTAGCCGTCGAGCCTCCGCATGCTTACATACCATCTCATCTTGCCGTCAAATCCATACAAGCCCTCGGTATGTTCTGCAAAGTTACATATTATTTCTGAATTTGCTGAATGAGATTCGATAATTTTGTTGCAAATTTATTCTTTTAGATTCAAAATCTTACTTTATGACGTACTATTGTCTCTTTTGCACTGTGTTCTGAAACTGTATCAGGAGGATTTTGCAAGTCTGATTTTGGGGAGAGTTCTTCATCTCCTTCTTTGTCCGCAGTAATCGTCAAAGTGATTTTTCTGTCCAACTCTGCCGACTGCCCTTTGAGCGAGCGAAGCTCGTCCTCTTTCTTCCACGTCCCATTAGCAATAGCAGTATAGATTTCCTGATTGGCTGCAACTTTCTCTTTCTCCTTTTCATGCGATTCAATTACTTTCGGGATGCGCCCAAGCGCACCTAAGAAGTTCTCACACGCAAGTTTCGGGTCCGTAGCCAACTTACCATTATTATAGGTATAGTAGATACTCTCCTGCCCTTTAACAAAGAAACGATTTACGGAGCAGTCAAACAAATCCTTTGAGGTACTTTCCGTCTTCACCATGATGGAGAAGCCATAAATCTCACCGATTTTATTATACTCACCTTTGGTGCGTGCCTTGTCGTTAATCTCCTGCAGGCGTGCGGCAATGACCTTGGTGTCCGTACTGCCCTCCACACCTTTTATGACAAGTTTATTGATAGGATTGCCGTCCTTATCACGCTCGACACGCTTCTCAAAGCATGCCAAGTCCGCCTTGGCTTCCTTAATCTTGTCCGAATGAAAAGATACGGAACTGTCAATCTCCGCCAATTTCCCCGTCGCTGCATCACGCTCACGGAGAAAGTTCTTACGCTCGGATTCCAGCGTGGCAATCTTCTTGTCGAGTTTGGCTTTCTCTAACAAGTCTGTATTACCAGATAGCACGGCAACATACTCTGAAAAGTTCATACCGCTATCCTCATCCATCGAACCCTCGTCAATGGTACGACTACCGAGCGTATTGGTCTTCAATTGATTGATAAACAATTGCTTGTTGTGTAGCAGATTGAATTTATAACTGTCCAACGACCGCTCCACGGCATAGATAATCACATCGACCTTGTTGTCAGCAAATTCTTTGGCAACCATATTGCCTTTACGGATTGCCCGACCATTGCGCTGTTCTAAATCTGAGGGTCGCCAGGGTGTGTCAAGTTGATGCACCGCCACCGCACGCTGCTGGGCATTAACTCCCGTTCCAAGCATGGATGTAGAACCGAAGATAATGCGGATGTCTCCACGATTCATCGCATCTACCATCGCTTTTTTGGCTTTCTCGTTCTTGCACTCCTGAATGAAGCGTATCTCGTAGGACGGGATATGATAATCTTCTACCAATTTACGCTTCACCTCCGAATAGATATTGAAGTCTCCACCGGATTTATACGTGCCCAAGTCAGAGAACACAAACTGCGTACCCTTCTGTGCATCATACTTCTGATAGTAGTCATTAAGTAGCTTTGCACAATGGCTTGCCTTGTTGTCAATATGATCCGAGTACCCGTTTTCGTCTATCATGCGTAGATCCAAGCTCATCTTGCGGGCGTAGTCTGTAGCAATGAGCATTTTCGCTTTTTCCTCACTCTCACTAAGCGGTGCGCGTCCTAAGATTGTGGCATCCCCTTTCTTGGCAAATTCCATCAACTTACCGATAAACTCTTCCTGTTCAGGTGTCGGCGGAATGTTATGCAGTATCTCGTTCTTCTCAGGTCTGTCAATACCAATATCCTTAGCAGTTCTGAAATCGCATATCTCCGCATAGAACGAAGCCAGCTCAGGCACTTTGATGAATGTTCTGAAGCGTTCCTTCTGAATAATCTCATTCGTAATGGAAAACTCATAGTCGGTGGACTTCTTGGCAAAGACCGCAGCCCATGCGTCAAAACTGTTGATGCCCTGCTTTTCCAAGGCTTGCGGGCGCAAGTATTTGAACAAAAGATAAAGTTCAGTCAGACTATTGGAAATAGTAGTTCCCGAAAGGAATGTTGCTCCCAAGTCCTTGCCCGACCGCTCCTGTATGGTGCGAATGGCAAAGAGCATATTAAGCGCACGCTGTGAGCCGTCAGGATTGCCCAAGCCTGATACCCTATCGTGGCGAGTGTTGAACATTAGGTTCTTGAATTGATGACTTTCATCTACAAATAGGTGGTCAATGCCCATCATCTTGAAATCTACGGCATCGTCCTTGCGCTCGGCTATGCTGTCTTGAATGCCTTGTAACTTGGCTTCCAAGGTCTGCTTTCGTTTCTCCAATCCTTTGAGCATGGCACGGGATATGTCCGCTCCCTGCATACGGAGCACTTCAAGGTTTTCTTCTACCGAGTCTTTCTCTTTCTGTAAGATTGCCTCCTGTATCTCCAAGGCTTGCGGAATCATACCGAACTGCTCATGCGTTAAGATAATACAGTCCCAATCGTTGTTCTTGATGTCATTAAAGATACGCTGGCGGTTCTGCTTGTTAAAGTCGTTCTTGCCCGGATAGAGAATCTTGGCATTGGGATAAGCCTTGCGAAAAGTATCAGCAATATCGAATACATTTGCCTTCAGTCCGATAATCATCGGCTTGTTGGCTAATCCCAACCGCTTCATCTCGTAGGCAGCCGTACACATGATAAGCGTCTTGCCCGCACCCACCTCGTGGTCGCAGATACCACCTCCATTGGTCTTCAGCATCCATACGGCATCTTTCTGACTCTTATAAAGGTCTGGTATGCCCAATCTTTTAAGGTCAAGGTCGGGAAACGACTGGTGCGTACCGTCAAAATTGGGACGCACAAAGCAGTTGAAAAGACGATTGTAACGGTCAGAGAGCTGCTCTTTGAACGTGTCGGGTGTCTGTCCGAGCCAATCTACAAAGCCTTGTCTGATCTCCTCAATCTTGGCGTTCGCCATCTGTATGGCGTGCCCGTCCCGTACTTTAATGGTCTTGGTTTCTCCTGTGATCTTATCCGTCACCTCCTTACTCTTGTTGATGTCGGGAATGGTATTGTGAAGTGCGTGCTTCATCAGGTTGATGCCGTCATAACGGCGGAACTCCCCCGGTACGGCATACTTATGCCAGATATTGGCATTCTTTCGGTCGCAGACAATGCTGTACTCGTCCATGTTGGAATGGTAGGATACGCTAATATCCGTCCCGAAAAACTCCGAGGCAAACCTACCATAGACTTTAGCAGGTATCCAGCGTTCACCGAGATTGAAGTCAAGGTCCGCAAAAGGAATGGGTGTTGGCGTGGCTGCGCGTAGGGCAGCAAGGCTCTGCTTTGCCTCTTCGTGGTCGGGATGGTCCAAGAGCCACGACTCGATACGCTCCGCCTTTTCTATTACATTGCCCGAAATGAACTTGTCGGCTACCTCATAGCTGTCCTCTTCGGGATTGTAGAAGATGCGTCCTTCCAAGGCGGAAAGCATATCGCTCTCTTCCATATCGGGAAGCAGGGAACTCATATAGTCAAGTTCCACCGTGCCGTATTTGTTGAGTGATGCGCCCAATGCCTCCATCGGGTCTGCGGCAATGGAAAGCTCGGAGGTGGAAAAAGCCGTCGGATGGTCGAAGATGTCCGCCTTGACGTACCTGCCGTTTTCGGAGCGTTCCAAGAACAGCATTTCCACGCCTGTGGCGTCCATCTTGATGACATCGGTATTTGTCTTTTGATTGAAATTCCCCCAACGACCTACATAGCCATCATAAAGCCGATTGAGTTTCTCACGCTCTTCCTTGTCCTCCGCTTGGTTGTTCGCCTCATAATCATAGAGTCTGTGATAACTCTCCCTAATCTCAATGTATGCTTTCAGCCGTGAGAGCTGGGCAAAGGGCAAGTCCATCGGATTGAAAGTGGGATGTCGTTTCAAGTCAGAGAGAAAGCCGACCTGTCCTTTTTGCATGACAATAGAGCCGTCCCTCAGATGAGAGTCGGGCGATGAGAGAAAGGGACGCGGTGAAGCGTCAAACTCTTTCTTAACCTCTGCTATGGGCTGTGGCTTGCGAGGTTCGGCTTCCTCCATAAAGTCAAAGAGCGAGGGTTCTCTGACGGGAGCTGATGTCGTTTTCTTGCTTCTGCGAGGACTGCTTGGCGTGCTTCTTGCCGGCTTAGACTGTCGGCTTGCAGAAAGTGGTTGGTTATCGCTGACCTTCTTTTGTTGAGCAGCCTCCTTGATTTCATTATTTACACGGGCTACGTCTTGTGTCCAAAGACTATACTCCTCCGGGGCAAACAAGAGTTGATCCGTTGTTTCTGTCTCGATGGTGCTATCCATAATCGGATGATGGTCTTCATCAAAGAATACCGTCTGACCGTTCATCTCTCTTGGGGCTTCCACGTCCGTGCGAATTTCACGGATTTCCTGTTCGTATTGTCTTTGAAGGGTAATTACGGGGACACCTTCGGGAGCAGGTTCGGTTTCTGGCTCTATTGTTGGAAGTACCTGTGTTGCTTGTGCTTCTTCTTTTGTCTCTGATTCGTCTCTTGCTTCATCTCCCACTATCTTATTACCTTCTCCGACCTTCTCTTGGGGCTGAGTTTCTTCTTGTACTAGCCTCAGAACTTCCTGACTTCTTTCTTCCTTGCCTTGCTCAATGATGGGTTCTTTGGTGTATTGTCCTCTGACAATCTCTTCCAGCTCCGCAATCTCGTGCAATTTTGTGGGCTTGAAGTATAAGTCCCGCTCAATTCCCAAGCCTCTGACCTTTACTTCCTCCATTTCATCAAGCGACATTGTACCCAATTCCCAGCCGTAGCCCATCGTAACAGCACCGAAGCCGATGCGCTCCTTGGGGTCGTACTCCAATAGATAAGCCGTGTAAGCCCCCATTGGGAAAAAGTAGCGAGCGTAGGCTATTCTATCGCCAATGAGTTCTTTTTCTGTCCTATAGAGTTTGGGAAGCTGTTTTTTGATGCTATCAGGCATCAGATTATAGGCATTATCTTCTTCCTTATCCTTAGTTTCCTGTTTCTGAGGTGTTTCTTCATTTTTTATGCTTTCTTGCACTTTCTGCACCATCTTGTCCACATGTACCTGCCATTCCTCCTCAGTCATGGGTATGCCTGTTTCATAGAGTTTACGATCAAAACGCTGCTCCACTTCCAAAGAGAGTTGAGTACGCAGGCTGTCAGCCATATCCTCGATACCGCCGTCAAACGTATATTCCCAGGCAGGCTTGCCGTAAGGGTCCGTACCCATCGTGCGGTCTGTGGCGATGGTTCGGTGGGCTATGTCCTTCCATTCACCGTCAAAGAGCGAATTGTGCTTGAATACGACAGAAGAGCCTTCGGCTATGGGAGCCGATACGGACGCAACAAATTGCTGTTCGATGCCCTCGCTGATAGTCTTGCCCGACTGCTTTTGCAGGACAATGAGGTCGCTACCCACATCCGTACCCGCATTCTCGGAGAACATACCCGAAGGCAGGCGGATGGCGGAGATAAGCCGGCTATTCTGCATGAGGTAACGGCGGATGGCTTCATTTTTAGGGCTGTCCAATACGCCCTGCGAGGTAATGAAAGCAAGAAGTCCGCCCTCTTTGATAGTGTCCAGCCCTTTCACAAAGAAATAATTGTGGATGGTTCGGGTGGATTCCCGTTTAAGGATATTCTCTCCCTTGCTATAACTACGGTCATAGACCATAAAGTCGCCAAAGGGGATGTTGCTGGTAATAAGGTCGTACTTGTCCTTCTCTTCCAATTCACCAATGGCTTCAAAGGGTTCTTGCCGAACAAAGATATTGTCCTTGCCGTAAGGATGAAGGGCTTGTGTGATGCGTGCCGTCAGCATGTCTTTTTCCATAGCATCGACCATACCAGCACTTTTGGCAAAGGTTTCGGTAAAGGCTCCCATACCTGCGGAAGGGTCCAAGCATTGTCTTACTTGCACGTCGGTGGCACTTAGGGCATCGGCAATGGCGGAGACGATACGGGTGTCGGTATAGAAGGAAGTCAGTACGCTTGCCTTGATGCTCTCCCAATAGCGTTTGGCTGTGTTGGTATCGACGGCATCACGGTAAATCATCTGTTTGAGCCTTTGGGTAGGCGCGAACAGATTTTGCTCCGATGCACTCCAATAGCGGAGGTCATCGGGATTATCACAACGGTTCAAGACGCATTTCAGACCACCGAAACCTTGATAACCTCTGAGCAGGACTTTCTCGGCTTCGGTGGCTTCACGGCGTTCTTTCTCCAAGCGCAGCACGACACGAATGGCTTCCGTGTTGCCCGCCAAGACTGCTTTCTTATTGTATGCCATAGTTGTTCTGTTTTAATATGGAGAGGAAAAATTAGTCGGAAGATAATTTTTTCTACCTCCCAACTAATTTATTTTAGCTCCGAGTCTGTGATAACTATCTCCCTCGTGCTTTTCCTTTCTTACCCTCAAACTCAAAGGAGGTGGTGTGGTCTTCGCCCAGAACAAGGCGTGCGTTGAACTTCTTGCCTGCCTTGCTCGTCAAGCCTTTAAGGATGGGTGTTCGCCCGGTGGTTATCAAATCACGGATATTATCTTCGGAAAGGAACGTGCCGCAGATTTCACGGAAGATGCGGAAGTCGCAGCCCTCATGCCTGCATTTGGCAATCTTGGCATAGATGCCCACACTTTCGTTGCCACATTTAGGACAGCGGTAGGTTGGATAGGATTTCTGCACCGGTGGAGCAAGGGCAAGGAGTTCCTCGCAAATTGTCTCCACGTAGGAGTTGATGCCTTGCGCGAATTTCTCGGGCGGCATCTGTCCTGCTTCGATGGCGGCAAGGGTCAGTTCCCACGAGCCTGTCATCTCTGCATTGGCAATTCGTTTGTCCTTGACAATCTCATAGACAGCCAAGCCTTTCTCTGTCGGGACTACCGTTTTCTTTTCTCTTCGGATATAGTCTCGCAGGATAAGTGTTTCGATGATATTGGCTTGGGTGGCAGGTGTACCGATACCACATTCTGCCATTGCTTTTTTGCTTTCTGCATCTGAAACCTCTTTCCCTGCGTTCTGCGTTCCGCGAAATCCGGCTGCACTCGGCATATCCGAACAAGTTCGTTTCTGCTCTCGTTGGCACGGATTTTCCATAGCAGAAAGCAAAGTCGCTTCTGTATAGAGCGGTTTGGGCTTGGTCTTGTGCTCGGTAATCTCTGAGTCAGATAACGGTAACACCTCATTTTCTGTCAGATTGGGCAATACGGACAAGGTCTGTTCTTCATCCTCCTTGCCTTTTTCATCGTTCGTTCCGGTACCTTGCTGCACGGCTTTCCAGCCCAAAGAAATGTTTCGGAACGCCTTCCAAATGAAGGTGTTTGTACCGTCGGTCAGTTCCACCTGCATACGCTCCTCCTCTGAGTCGGGAGAGAAGGCTTCGATGAAACGATGGACTACCATTTGGTAGATGGTTGTTTCATCTGCCGATAGTCCCGATGGAGTTTCACCCGTAGGGATGATGGCGTGGTGGTCGGTTACCTTGTCGTTGTCCACAGAGTGGCGGTTAAGTGGGAAAGATAATCCTTGTCCTATCTTGCCGAGCAAGGCGGGTACTTCCTCGAAAACATCTTCGCTGATGTATCGGCTGCCTGTGCGGGGATAGGTCGTGATTTTCTTCTCATAGAGGCTTTGTGCTATTGAGAGGGTCTTGTCTGCTGAAAAGCCGTGCTTTTTGTTGGCTTCTTTTTGTAAGGTGGTAAGGTCGAACAAGAGAGGTGGCGACGTATGCGTTACCTTTCTTGTGACCGATGTTACCTGAAGCCTGCTCTGTTCGCGAAGCATGGCGAGAGCGGACTGTGCATCGGCTTCACTCTCGAATGCACTACTGCTCACGGCTTTCAGAGATATGCCCTCTTTCTCCACAGCTACGGAGAGTTTCCAATAGGGGACGGAAGAAAAATCACGATTTTCTATATACCGACGGCAGACCATAGCGAGTGTCGGGGTCTGTACCCGTCCCAAAGAGTAACCGCCGTTGCGAGCGATGGACAGGGCACGGCTGGCATTGATGCCCACAAGCCAGTCGGCTTCGCTTCTTGCCTTGGCGGAGTGATAGAGATTGTCATACGCAGTTCCTGCCTTGAGATGGGCAAGCCCTTCACGGATGGCTTTATCCGTGAGGGAGGAAATCCAAAGTCTGTCAAAAGGCTTATGGCAGTTCAAGTGGTGATAGATGTATCGGAAGATGAGTTCACCTTCACGTCCTGCATCGGTGGCTACGATGATGCGGTCGGCTCTGTCGAAGCACTCACGGATAGCTTTGAGTTGTTTGAGCGCTGCGGGGTCTGACGTGTACTCCTTATCCTTGCGCACTTGACGCACGATAAGCCTGAAAGGATTGGGACGAATGGGCAGGTCTTCGGCTTTATAGGCTGCAAAGCCGTAGGCTTCGGGCATGGCAAGGGTGATGAGGTGTCCCATCGCCCATGTTACCACATAACCGTTACCTTCTAAATATCCGTCTTGTCTGGTATTAGCCCCTACGATACGGGCTATATCTCTGGCTACCGAGGGTTTCTCGGCAATAATACAAGTAATCATAGTTGGGTTTGGTTTTAAGGGTTACATCTTGCGTCCGCGACGCTGTTGTTTCTTCTCCTCCAGCTTCTGCTTTTGGACGGCAGTGGGCTGTGTCTGCCCAGACTTTAACGGCTCGTTCACGTTCTTGGTAGCTTCGTTGGTCTTGCCTTGGTTGTTCACGGCAACCTGTGTCTTGTGTTCTTCGGCTACGGCTACCACCTTTTCCTTGCTGGTCTCCTGCTTCTTGTCTGGATTCCACTTGTAGAAACGCGGGCGGTTCTGTTCCTTGTCCATCTTGACGTAAGCATTGAAGGGTTGCCCTTCCTTGTCCACCATGTTCTTCAAGTAGAGCGTGCGACCGCTGTCCAATGCCTCACGCTGCTTGTCGGAGAGTTCCAACCCGCAGAGTTTGCGTGGTGCGCCTTGTTGTCGGGTGTGCTGCTGTCGTTCTTTCAAGCCTTGCTTGTTCTCGAAGATAAACTCGATGCCTTTCTTCTCGGCATTGACCTGCAAAGTAGCATTGAAGGACTTACCACTCTTGGCGGTCATTCCTTCCACTTTCACGGCTTTGCCCTCTACAAGGTCTTTATACTGTGCATCAGAAAGTGTAACGCCCTTGATTTCCTTTGGGATGTTCACACGGTCGGCACGAAGGGCGATGAGTTCGTTGGTCTGCGGATCGATGGATACGTAGGCTGCGAACGGCTCGCCATTCTTGGGCGTAATCTCGATGGTCTTGCCAAGGTTGCCTGTTGCAAGGAGCTGTTCTTTCTCCTCTGGAGAGAACTTGTGTCCCATATAGGGAAAGTCGAGCTGTGGCTCCTTGCGGAGCGGGTGGATAGCCAATCCGATGTTACCCTCACCATCGGTACGGAATGCTAGACGTGCATCAGTATAGATGGTAGTATCACCGATAGGCACGGCAATCGTGATAAGATTGCTCTTTTGCCAGTTGAGCATCTTTGCTAACTCTCCGCTCTGCTCCAATCGCTCACGGGTAAGTCCAAGGTTGTCGAGCTGCTCCCAGTCAATCTTTGACTCGTCAATGGCAGTGGCATTCTTCTGCTTGGGTAGGAAGTCCTCAAAGCGCACCTGACTGTCTGCCAACTGCTGTTTGTTCTCAGGCTTCTCACGGTTCTGTAACATTGTTTGGAGCGATGCCACACCTTGCTCCACGTTGTTAGCCACTACTTTGTAAAGTCCAAAACGGGACGGTTCGTTAAACTGTTTGAGGAAATTAGTCATGAAGTTCTTCAGCAAGCCGTCCTTGTTGTTGAATTTCAAAAAGGCTGCCTGATGCACGTCCTTGGCTTCGGTTGTTTGGAGCTTTCCTTTGTCGTCAATACCTGAAACCACGGAGAGTTTTCCCATTTCGTTAGCATTCTTCACTTCCGTGCGGTCTTCCAATACCAGCACATAGTTGTCATTGTTGTTTGATTCCATAAATCATTGTTTTTAAGATGAATAAATCATTATCGAACAGCAAAATTAAAGCAATAATATTATAGATTTTGAATTAAAGAAAAGGAGGGAACTCGTGAGAAAAGAAAGGAAATCTCCCATTATTGAATAATGCGTTTTATAAGAAATCACTATTTTTGGGTATTGTGGAGAAATGTCATTATTTCTAACTTTGCAACATCTAAAAAAAGTTTATGACAAAGGATAAATATCATATACAAAGAGTTTCTGAATTGAAACAGCATAGAAGCGCATCATTCATCATAGAATGGTGCGCTTTTTTTTGTGAACAAAACTAACTATTGTTCATTTTTGAGAAAAAGAATAGAACAAGTACTTTTTGCAAAAGAATAATGGACTTTAAATAGTAATCATGAGTAATAAAAATATTTTTCACAACTTCCTATTGGTGCTAATTTTCTCATTCACATGGCAGAATATGTTAGCTCAAAAAATCGTTTATGGGCAAATTACGGATGAGCAAACTCACCTGCCGTTAGATGGAGCTTCTATTATTTTAGAAAACTCTAATATCGGCACAATTTCAAATCATGCAGGTGTGTTTAGAATGGAACTTCCTTCAAAAAGCAGCAAGCGGATCATAGTTCAATATGTAGGATATAAAAGCCGTAACATACTACTCAATAAAAAATCATACATCAATGACAGCATTTGCTGTAATGTGGAATTGCAGCCATTAAACAATATCTTATCTGATGTCGTAGTGTTGGGAAAAAGCAAGGCGCAAAAGCATCGTGAAGTTCCATCTGCAGTCACCATTATAGACAGTCAGTCTCTTAAATACAAGACTGCAACCTTAAACGAAATTCTTGACAATGCTGCAGGTATCAAAGTGGCTCAACAAGGCGGACTGGGTAATGCTTCACGTATCATCGTACAAGGGATGGACGGTAAGCGTGTCGGTATCTTTATCAATGGTATGCCTATGGGAAATTCCGATGAATTTCAACTCAGCAGCATACCTCTTGATATGGTAGATGAAGTGGAGATATACAAAGGCATCATCCCGGCATGGCTGGGAGGTGACGGATTAGGCGGTGCCGTGAACATCCGACTGAAAGACTTCAACAAAAATCATTTGGAAACGGCATTTGAGGTAGCATCATACAATACATATATCGGCAGTCTGCAACTGAAGCAATATATTGGCAAGACCTCGACAGCTTTCCATGCCGGTGCCACGATGAACTATGCTAAAAACAATTATAGTTTTTCTTCTCCTTTTGAATTGGGACGTATCATCCACCGTGACCATGATGCGTACACACATGGAGGTTTCAACGTGGGTGTGAGCAGCCAACAATTATGGTTCGACCGATTTGACATCACATTGAGTGCCGACTACTATCGCAAAGAGATACAAGGGGGATTGATGAACGTGCAAAATAATATTCAGCATGCCTTTACGCGGACACGTTCTGCCAATGCGGCACTGAGTCTTGAGAAAAGTTTCTTAAACGGTAAACTCACCGCACAACTACATTCCATTGTTGGTCTTAGTCTCGTCAATCAAGTAGATACTTCACATTATTGTTACGATTTCATAGGTAACAGATTCCCAAGCGGTTCAGGACGCGGAGAGATTGGCTCTGTTCCAAACGATTCACATGACAGGCATACTACCATTCGTGAATTACTCAACCTGACTTATAAGATTGATGGCAATCAACTTATCACATGGAACACCAATTACCGATATGGTCGGAAGATGCCAAAAGATGAACTTGCCGACCAATACTCGCGTCTGCCTACAAGCGGATACCCAAGTACGGTACACGCCATAGTATCCGGATTGTCTCATAAATTGAATCTAAACAGTGGTAAATTTACCAACGAAATAGGAGTAAAACTTTTTAATCACCACTCGGAAGTCCTTCCGTTTGCCGAAGCAATTATGTTGCAAGACAAACTTAGAACATCGACCAACCACAGTACGATGATTGGCTGGAGCGAGGCAATGGCATTTCATCTACTTCCGGATAATGCCTTGACACTGAAAGCCTCCGTACAATCAACCGTCAGAATGCCCATAGCCGATGAGCTGTTTGGTGACGGAGTGTTGCTCCTCCCGTCTGAGAAGCTTCGTCCTGAGCGTAGCTTTAACGTCAATGCAGGTGCGATATGGCTGAGCAATGCCAGATATTATCCGCAGGTGCGAATCGGGGTAAATGCATTCTACATGAGTGCAAAAGACATGATTAAACTGATGTATAGCTCCATGAACATGGCTTATGACAATATCGGCAAGGTTCGGGTGATGGGGCTGGACATGGAACTTGACAGCAAATTGAACCATTGGCTGGATATTCAGGGGAATATCACGTGGCAAGATGCTCGCGACATGAGAAAGGAAGCCGTAGGCGGCGGAGAGAATTTTCACTATCGCTATCGAATCCCCAATATGCCTTATCTGTTTGGCAACGTCGGATTACGCCTGCACAAAGATGGTTTGCTGGGCAAGACTTCTTCTTCAGCCTTTTCTTCTACGTTCGGATTTACCAAAGAATTCAGCTACAACTGGGAAGCAAGCAATAACAATACAATGCTTATACCGGCAAGATACAGTTGGGACGTTGCCGTTCACCATTCTTTCAACAAACATTGCCAGCTTAGCTTTGAGATACGGAACCTACTCAACCGTGAAAACTGGGCAGAATTTCGCTATCCGATGGAAAGGCGCACATTTCACTTGAAGATAAAATATATTATTAACTAAATATAAACATAAAGTAAAAAACATGAAAGCAAAAAAAATCTTTTGGGTATTGCCTTGTCTTACCCTGCTGTTTGCAGCAACAGTGTCATCTTGTTCAGAAAACAATGACGACCATCCACAGTCTGAAAAGAAGCATCATTTCCTAATGTCTGCACAATCAGACAACAGTTTCTTCATCACCAGTTTCGAGAATTTCAACGAAGGTACGTCCGTGTCATACGACAAAGCTATAACGCTTCCTTCAGGACATCTCTTCATGGAAAAACGA
Protein-coding regions in this window:
- a CDS encoding DUF2958 domain-containing protein → MAYNKKAVLAGNTEAIRVVLRLEKERREATEAEKVLLRGYQGFGGLKCVLNRCDNPDDLRYWSASEQNLFAPTQRLKQMIYRDAVDTNTAKRYWESIKASVLTSFYTDTRIVSAIADALSATDVQVRQCLDPSAGMGAFTETFAKSAGMVDAMEKDMLTARITQALHPYGKDNIFVRQEPFEAIGELEEKDKYDLITSNIPFGDFMVYDRSYSKGENILKRESTRTIHNYFFVKGLDTIKEGGLLAFITSQGVLDSPKNEAIRRYLMQNSRLISAIRLPSGMFSENAGTDVGSDLIVLQKQSGKTISEGIEQQFVASVSAPIAEGSSVVFKHNSLFDGEWKDIAHRTIATDRTMGTDPYGKPAWEYTFDGGIEDMADSLRTQLSLEVEQRFDRKLYETGIPMTEEEWQVHVDKMVQKVQESIKNEETPQKQETKDKEEDNAYNLMPDSIKKQLPKLYRTEKELIGDRIAYARYFFPMGAYTAYLLEYDPKERIGFGAVTMGYGWELGTMSLDEMEEVKVRGLGIERDLYFKPTKLHEIAELEEIVRGQYTKEPIIEQGKEERSQEVLRLVQEETQPQEKVGEGNKIVGDEARDESETKEEAQATQVLPTIEPETEPAPEGVPVITLQRQYEQEIREIRTDVEAPREMNGQTVFFDEDHHPIMDSTIETETTDQLLFAPEEYSLWTQDVARVNNEIKEAAQQKKVSDNQPLSASRQSKPARSTPSSPRRSKKTTSAPVREPSLFDFMEEAEPRKPQPIAEVKKEFDASPRPFLSSPDSHLRDGSIVMQKGQVGFLSDLKRHPTFNPMDLPFAQLSRLKAYIEIRESYHRLYDYEANNQAEDKEEREKLNRLYDGYVGRWGNFNQKTNTDVIKMDATGVEMLFLERSENGRYVKADIFDHPTAFSTSELSIAADPMEALGASLNKYGTVELDYMSSLLPDMEESDMLSALEGRIFYNPEEDSYEVADKFISGNVIEKAERIESWLLDHPDHEEAKQSLAALRAATPTPIPFADLDFNLGERWIPAKVYGRFASEFFGTDISVSYHSNMDEYSIVCDRKNANIWHKYAVPGEFRRYDGINLMKHALHNTIPDINKSKEVTDKITGETKTIKVRDGHAIQMANAKIEEIRQGFVDWLGQTPDTFKEQLSDRYNRLFNCFVRPNFDGTHQSFPDLDLKRLGIPDLYKSQKDAVWMLKTNGGGICDHEVGAGKTLIMCTAAYEMKRLGLANKPMIIGLKANVFDIADTFRKAYPNAKILYPGKNDFNKQNRQRIFNDIKNNDWDCIILTHEQFGMIPQALEIQEAILQKEKDSVEENLEVLRMQGADISRAMLKGLEKRKQTLEAKLQGIQDSIAERKDDAVDFKMMGIDHLFVDESHQFKNLMFNTRHDRVSGLGNPDGSQRALNMLFAIRTIQERSGKDLGATFLSGTTISNSLTELYLLFKYLRPQALEKQGINSFDAWAAVFAKKSTDYEFSITNEIIQKERFRTFIKVPELASFYAEICDFRTAKDIGIDRPEKNEILHNIPPTPEQEEFIGKLMEFAKKGDATILGRAPLSESEEKAKMLIATDYARKMSLDLRMIDENGYSDHIDNKASHCAKLLNDYYQKYDAQKGTQFVFSDLGTYKSGGDFNIYSEVKRKLVEDYHIPSYEIRFIQECKNEKAKKAMVDAMNRGDIRIIFGSTSMLGTGVNAQQRAVAVHQLDTPWRPSDLEQRNGRAIRKGNMVAKEFADNKVDVIIYAVERSLDSYKFNLLHNKQLFINQLKTNTLGSRTIDEGSMDEDSGMNFSEYVAVLSGNTDLLEKAKLDKKIATLESERKNFLRERDAATGKLAEIDSSVSFHSDKIKEAKADLACFEKRVERDKDGNPINKLVIKGVEGSTDTKVIAARLQEINDKARTKGEYNKIGEIYGFSIMVKTESTSKDLFDCSVNRFFVKGQESIYYTYNNGKLATDPKLACENFLGALGRIPKVIESHEKEKEKVAANQEIYTAIANGTWKKEDELRSLKGQSAELDRKITLTITADKEGDEELSPKSDLQNPPDTVSEHSAKETIVRHKVRF
- a CDS encoding type IA DNA topoisomerase, translated to MITCIIAEKPSVARDIARIVGANTRQDGYLEGNGYVVTWAMGHLITLAMPEAYGFAAYKAEDLPIRPNPFRLIVRQVRKDKEYTSDPAALKQLKAIRECFDRADRIIVATDAGREGELIFRYIYHHLNCHKPFDRLWISSLTDKAIREGLAHLKAGTAYDNLYHSAKARSEADWLVGINASRALSIARNGGYSLGRVQTPTLAMVCRRYIENRDFSSVPYWKLSVAVEKEGISLKAVSSSAFESEADAQSALAMLREQSRLQVTSVTRKVTHTSPPLLFDLTTLQKEANKKHGFSADKTLSIAQSLYEKKITTYPRTGSRYISEDVFEEVPALLGKIGQGLSFPLNRHSVDNDKVTDHHAIIPTGETPSGLSADETTIYQMVVHRFIEAFSPDSEEERMQVELTDGTNTFIWKAFRNISLGWKAVQQGTGTNDEKGKEDEEQTLSVLPNLTENEVLPLSDSEITEHKTKPKPLYTEATLLSAMENPCQREQKRTCSDMPSAAGFRGTQNAGKEVSDAESKKAMAECGIGTPATQANIIETLILRDYIRREKKTVVPTEKGLAVYEIVKDKRIANAEMTGSWELTLAAIEAGQMPPEKFAQGINSYVETICEELLALAPPVQKSYPTYRCPKCGNESVGIYAKIAKCRHEGCDFRIFREICGTFLSEDNIRDLITTGRTPILKGLTSKAGKKFNARLVLGEDHTTSFEFEGKKGKARGR